One segment of Candidatus Pelagibacter ubique HTCC1062 DNA contains the following:
- the prpB gene encoding methylisocitrate lyase gives MHFVEKEPSQKRADFVSKLKSNKILRVPGAYNPLTAKLIEEIGYDAVYVSGGVMANDLGFPDIGLTTLQDVSTRSYLISRVTSLPTIVDIDTGFKSCEETIKTFEEFGVSAVHLEDQVERKRCGHLDNKELISTEAMVKKIKECVAAKQDENFKIIARSDAKGVEGIDKMIDRCKAYIDAGAEIIFPEALQDEKDFEKVRKELSCYLLANMTEFGKSKLFNYKELENFGYNIVIYPVTTQRLAMKNVEDGLRDIFVNGHQNNIIDKMQTRKRLYELVEYEKYNSLDEKIYNFSTEGHE, from the coding sequence ATGCATTTTGTAGAAAAAGAGCCCAGTCAAAAAAGAGCTGACTTTGTTAGTAAACTAAAATCAAATAAAATTTTAAGAGTGCCAGGAGCTTATAACCCACTAACAGCAAAACTAATTGAAGAAATTGGGTATGACGCAGTTTATGTATCAGGTGGAGTTATGGCTAATGATTTAGGTTTTCCAGATATAGGTTTAACTACGCTTCAAGATGTTAGTACTAGATCTTATTTAATATCTAGAGTTACAAGTTTACCTACCATCGTTGATATCGACACTGGCTTTAAGTCTTGTGAAGAAACTATTAAAACTTTTGAAGAATTTGGGGTGTCAGCAGTTCACTTAGAAGATCAAGTAGAACGAAAAAGATGTGGTCACTTAGATAACAAAGAATTAATTTCAACTGAAGCAATGGTTAAGAAAATTAAAGAATGTGTAGCCGCAAAACAAGATGAAAATTTTAAAATTATAGCAAGATCTGATGCTAAAGGAGTTGAGGGAATAGATAAGATGATTGATAGATGTAAGGCATATATTGATGCTGGAGCTGAAATTATTTTCCCAGAAGCTTTACAGGATGAAAAAGATTTTGAAAAAGTTAGAAAAGAATTATCATGTTACTTACTGGCTAATATGACAGAATTTGGAAAATCTAAGTTATTCAATTACAAAGAGTTAGAAAATTTTGGGTATAATATTGTGATTTATCCAGTAACCACACAAAGATTGGCTATGAAAAATGTAGAAGATGGTCTTAGAGACATTTTTGTGAATGGACATCAGAACAACATTATTGATAAAATGCAAACTAGAAAAAGACTTTACGAGTTAGTAGAATATGAAAAGTACAATTCGTTAGATGAAAAAATTTATAACTTTAGTACGGAAGGACATGAATAA
- a CDS encoding bifunctional 2-methylcitrate synthase/citrate synthase, which translates to MSDDIKKGLLGIVVDETEISKVMPEINSLTYRGYAAQDLCARCDFEEVAYLILNKELPNKKQLKEFKKELSKEITLSKNLLSILKKIPKNSHPMDVARTAVSVMGLEDKETKDSSPKANLRKAIRILAKTPTALAAFYRLRKGKKIIAPKKNLTFSGNFFHMCFGKVPEKEIVKAFDVSLILYAEHSFNVSTFTARTITSSLSDIHGAITGAIASLKGPLHGGANEEVMHMMKKIKKPENALKWITKALKNKDVVMGFGHRVYKSGDSRVPTMREYFKRVAIIKKDKTFEKIYDIVEKVMIKEKNIYPNVDYPTGPTYHLMGFDTDFFTPIFVISRITGWSAHIMEQHAANKLIRPLASYKGSKHRKVIQLNQR; encoded by the coding sequence ATGAGTGATGATATTAAAAAAGGTTTACTAGGGATAGTTGTTGATGAAACAGAAATTTCAAAAGTTATGCCAGAGATCAATTCTCTTACTTATAGAGGTTATGCAGCTCAAGATTTATGTGCAAGATGTGATTTTGAAGAAGTTGCTTACTTAATTTTAAATAAAGAATTACCTAATAAAAAACAATTAAAGGAATTTAAGAAAGAATTATCTAAAGAAATAACTTTATCTAAAAATTTATTAAGTATTTTAAAAAAAATACCTAAAAATTCTCATCCAATGGATGTTGCGAGAACAGCTGTTAGTGTCATGGGTCTTGAAGACAAAGAAACTAAAGATAGCTCACCAAAAGCAAATTTAAGAAAGGCGATTAGAATTCTTGCAAAAACACCTACAGCGTTAGCTGCTTTTTACAGACTTCGAAAAGGGAAAAAAATTATAGCTCCAAAGAAAAATCTTACTTTTTCTGGAAACTTTTTCCATATGTGCTTTGGAAAAGTTCCTGAAAAAGAAATTGTTAAAGCTTTTGATGTATCACTAATTTTATACGCTGAGCATAGTTTTAACGTATCCACATTTACTGCAAGAACTATTACCAGTAGTTTATCTGACATTCATGGAGCAATCACAGGTGCGATCGCTAGTTTAAAAGGTCCTCTTCATGGTGGTGCTAATGAAGAAGTAATGCACATGATGAAGAAAATTAAAAAACCTGAGAACGCTTTAAAATGGATTACGAAGGCTCTTAAAAACAAAGATGTGGTGATGGGATTTGGTCATAGAGTTTACAAAAGTGGAGACTCAAGAGTTCCAACCATGAGAGAATACTTTAAAAGAGTAGCTATTATTAAAAAAGATAAAACATTTGAAAAAATTTATGACATCGTTGAAAAGGTAATGATTAAAGAAAAAAATATTTATCCAAATGTTGATTACCCAACAGGACCTACTTACCATTTAATGGGTTTTGATACTGATTTCTTTACCCCAATATTTGTAATTTCAAGAATTACAGGTTGGTCTGCACATATCATGGAGCAACATGCTGCTAATAAATTAATTAGACCACTTGCAAGTTATAAAGGTAGCAAGCACAGAAAAGTAATACAGCTTAACCAAAGATAA
- a CDS encoding class I SAM-dependent methyltransferase, giving the protein MKYKKYFRKTSLKQEGIGEQFLNEIASKKPKNFLEIGVFHGVTARNVCELLHSIHGNDFKYIGLDLFGESAENANEVIPNTRFNNPLKQIYFKYILRQDPYSVEAVTYLLKKFKENIHLIKGNSNLLLKKMDMSQIDYVFLDGGHAYETVKNDLHYSKPVLDNNGTVLCDDYNLSQAPGVKQAIDEFVRDNNLKSEIIFERFAKIEKN; this is encoded by the coding sequence TTGAAATATAAGAAATATTTTAGAAAAACTAGCCTTAAACAAGAAGGTATTGGAGAGCAATTTCTTAATGAAATAGCCTCCAAGAAACCTAAAAATTTCCTTGAGATTGGTGTGTTTCATGGTGTTACTGCACGAAATGTTTGTGAGTTATTACACAGCATTCATGGAAATGATTTCAAATATATAGGATTAGATTTGTTTGGTGAAAGTGCTGAAAATGCTAATGAAGTTATACCAAACACTAGGTTTAATAATCCCTTAAAGCAAATATATTTCAAGTATATCTTAAGACAAGATCCATACTCAGTTGAGGCGGTAACCTATCTTTTAAAAAAATTTAAAGAAAATATTCATTTAATTAAAGGGAATTCAAATTTACTTTTAAAAAAGATGGATATGTCTCAAATTGACTATGTCTTTTTAGATGGAGGACATGCTTATGAGACGGTTAAAAATGACCTTCATTATTCAAAACCAGTTCTAGATAATAATGGAACCGTTCTTTGTGATGACTACAACTTAAGTCAAGCACCAGGGGTCAAACAAGCCATAGATGAATTTGTTAGAGATAACAATCTCAAATCAGAAATTATTTTCGAAAGATTTGCTAAAATAGAAAAAAATTAA
- a CDS encoding ribonucleotide-diphosphate reductase subunit beta yields the protein MNTKIIQPPKEEIVKPQKMGLLVENPVYKPFRYPWCYDAWLTQQRIHWLPEEVPLGDDVRDWQKNLTQSEKNLLTQIFRFFTQADVEVQNCYLRHYTTVFKPTEVLMMMTAFASMETVHIAAYSHLLDTIGMPESEYSAFMKYKEMKDKYDYMQNFDMSSKKDIALTVAVFSAFTEGLQLFASFAILLNFPRHNKMKGMGQIVTWSVRDETLHCNSMIRLFKEFIHENPEIWTPELKAELYKACRTIIEHEDAFIDLAFEMGPMQGLTAQDVKLYIRFIANRRLSQLGLEPIYDVDKNPLTWLDSMLNAVEHMNFFEGRSTEYSKAATQGTWTEAFS from the coding sequence ATGAATACTAAAATTATTCAACCACCAAAAGAGGAAATAGTTAAACCCCAAAAAATGGGACTGCTAGTTGAAAACCCAGTTTACAAACCTTTTAGATATCCATGGTGTTATGATGCTTGGTTAACTCAACAAAGAATTCATTGGTTACCAGAGGAGGTGCCTCTTGGTGATGATGTTAGAGATTGGCAGAAAAATTTAACTCAATCTGAAAAAAATTTATTAACACAAATTTTTAGATTTTTTACTCAAGCTGATGTTGAAGTACAAAATTGTTATTTAAGACATTATACAACTGTGTTTAAACCTACAGAAGTTTTAATGATGATGACTGCTTTTGCTTCAATGGAAACAGTTCACATCGCAGCTTACTCTCATTTACTTGATACGATTGGAATGCCTGAGTCTGAATATTCTGCGTTCATGAAATATAAAGAGATGAAAGATAAATACGACTACATGCAAAATTTTGACATGAGTTCAAAAAAAGACATTGCATTAACGGTAGCTGTATTTAGTGCATTCACTGAAGGCTTACAATTATTTGCAAGTTTTGCAATCTTACTTAACTTCCCAAGACATAATAAAATGAAAGGGATGGGCCAAATTGTTACTTGGTCTGTAAGAGATGAAACGTTGCACTGTAACTCTATGATTAGACTGTTTAAAGAGTTCATTCATGAGAACCCAGAAATCTGGACTCCTGAATTAAAAGCAGAACTTTATAAAGCATGTAGAACAATCATTGAGCATGAGGATGCTTTCATTGATTTAGCTTTTGAAATGGGTCCTATGCAAGGTCTTACAGCGCAAGATGTAAAACTTTATATAAGATTTATTGCTAACAGAAGATTATCTCAGCTTGGATTAGAGCCAATTTATGATGTGGACAAGAACCCACTTACTTGGTTAGATTCTATGTTGAATGCAGTTGAACACATGAACTTCTTCGAAGGTCGTTCTACTGAATATTCTAAAGCAGCAACTCAAGGAACTTGGACAGAAGCTTTTAGTTAA
- a CDS encoding ribonucleoside-diphosphate reductase subunit alpha produces the protein MNKILSQALKKAVSEYSPNNSELSKSKGPDLFSLSNDTELFQNEKGIIIKIDRTRDSKLTDFGKATLKDRYLGQNESFQDLFARVASSYADDNLHAQRIYNYISNLWFMPATPVLSNGGTKRGLPISCFLNEASDSLNGILDLWSENVWLAAKGGGIGSYWGNLRSIGEKIGKVGKTSGIIPFIKVMDSLTMAISQGSLRRGSAACYLPIEHPEIEEFIEMRRPTGGDPNRKALNLHHGVLVSDAFMRAVETDEQWALKSPADGTVQQTISARNLWIRLLTARIETGEPYIIYIDTVNRQIPQHHKLANLTVKTSNLCSEITLPTGIDKNGRDRTAVCCLSSLNLEKYDEWKDDNVMINDVMRFLDNVLTDFIERAPEQFDDAKYSAEKERSVGLGVMGFHSYLQKHSIPLESVMSKAWNKKIFKHIQEHVDQASKDLADERGACPDAADYGYNERFSNKTAIAPTASISIICGGASPGVEPVAANSYTHKTLSGSFNVRNRYLVELLEKHGKNTDDVWSGITTNQGSVSHLDFLTDLEKDVFKTAFELDQKWIIELSGDRTPYISQAQSINLFVPADIHKRELHKIHFDAWKKGLKSLYYCRSKSIQRAENVNDTKATDVNANVYKSKPQTTEQPEYEECLSCQ, from the coding sequence ATGAACAAAATACTATCACAGGCACTCAAGAAAGCTGTCTCCGAATATAGCCCAAATAATAGCGAACTTTCAAAGAGCAAAGGTCCAGATTTATTTTCACTTAGCAATGATACAGAACTTTTTCAAAATGAAAAAGGTATAATTATTAAAATTGATAGAACAAGAGATTCAAAATTAACTGACTTTGGTAAAGCAACTTTAAAAGATAGATACTTAGGTCAAAACGAATCTTTTCAAGATTTATTTGCTCGTGTTGCAAGTTCATATGCAGATGACAATTTACATGCACAAAGAATTTATAACTACATTAGTAATTTATGGTTTATGCCAGCAACTCCAGTTTTATCAAATGGTGGAACTAAAAGAGGTTTGCCAATTTCATGTTTTTTAAATGAAGCATCAGACAGTTTAAATGGAATACTTGATCTATGGAGTGAGAACGTTTGGTTAGCTGCTAAAGGTGGTGGGATTGGAAGTTACTGGGGTAACCTTAGATCTATTGGAGAAAAAATTGGTAAAGTTGGAAAGACATCAGGAATAATTCCTTTCATCAAAGTAATGGACTCGTTAACGATGGCAATTAGTCAAGGTTCATTAAGAAGAGGATCTGCTGCTTGTTATCTTCCAATTGAGCATCCTGAAATTGAAGAGTTTATTGAAATGAGAAGACCCACAGGTGGAGATCCAAATAGAAAAGCATTAAACCTTCATCATGGTGTTTTAGTATCAGATGCATTTATGAGAGCTGTTGAAACAGATGAGCAATGGGCATTAAAAAGTCCTGCAGATGGAACTGTACAACAAACTATCTCTGCAAGAAATTTATGGATTAGATTATTAACTGCAAGAATTGAAACAGGTGAGCCTTATATAATCTATATCGATACAGTGAATAGACAAATTCCACAACACCATAAATTAGCAAATCTAACTGTTAAAACTTCTAACCTTTGTAGTGAAATCACATTACCTACAGGAATAGATAAAAATGGCAGAGATAGAACTGCTGTTTGTTGTTTATCATCTTTAAACTTAGAAAAGTATGATGAGTGGAAAGACGACAACGTTATGATTAACGATGTTATGAGATTTTTAGATAACGTATTAACTGATTTTATTGAAAGAGCTCCAGAGCAATTTGATGATGCAAAATATTCTGCTGAAAAAGAAAGAAGTGTTGGCCTAGGTGTTATGGGTTTCCATTCTTACTTACAAAAGCATAGTATTCCACTTGAGTCAGTTATGAGTAAAGCTTGGAATAAAAAGATATTCAAACATATTCAAGAACACGTAGATCAAGCCTCAAAAGATTTAGCTGATGAAAGAGGAGCTTGTCCAGATGCTGCAGATTATGGTTATAATGAAAGATTTTCTAACAAAACTGCGATTGCACCTACAGCTTCTATTTCTATTATCTGTGGTGGAGCATCCCCTGGAGTAGAGCCAGTTGCAGCAAATAGTTACACGCACAAAACTTTATCTGGATCATTTAATGTTAGAAACAGATACTTAGTAGAATTATTAGAAAAACATGGGAAAAATACTGATGATGTTTGGTCTGGTATTACAACAAATCAAGGGTCCGTTTCTCATTTAGATTTTTTAACTGATTTAGAAAAAGATGTTTTCAAAACTGCTTTTGAGTTGGATCAAAAATGGATTATTGAATTAAGTGGAGATAGAACGCCGTATATATCTCAAGCTCAATCAATTAACTTATTCGTGCCAGCTGATATTCACAAAAGAGAATTGCACAAAATTCATTTTGATGCTTGGAAAAAAGGTTTAAAGAGCCTTTATTACTGTAGATCAAAATCAATTCAACGTGCGGAAAATGTTAATGACACTAAAGCAACAGATGTTAACGCAAATGTTTACAAATCAAAACCACAAACAACTGAACAACCAGAATACGAGGAGTGCCTATCATGTCAGTAG
- a CDS encoding phosphomannomutase/phosphoglucomutase, whose amino-acid sequence MTTNLKIDPYGFREYDARWLYEKDINQLGIENLGRGLGTQIIKHTKKTNPRVIVGHDYRSYSEEIKSALKKGLLSTGCNVEDIGLSLSPTVYFAQFNLDADAVAMVTASHNENGWTGVKMGIKKGLTHAPEEMKELKEITLNENFIKGEGNEKHIDGFQQIYKNDLINKNKITKKIKAVVACGNGTAGIFAPEILRGIGCEVIELDCDLDWTFPKYNPNPEDLEMLHAIAKAVKDNNADIGFGFDGDGDRVGVIDNTGDEIFSDKIGLLIARNLSKTHKNSKFIVDVKSTGLYATDKVLSDNNCETIYWKTGHSHIKRKVNTEKALAGFEKSGHFFFNQPLGFGYDDGINSAIHVCHLLDNQNKSMNEIIKELPNTFQTPTMAPFCKDEEKYQVVEDLVKQVNAIKDNKTKIDDQEISEVLTVNGIRFSFKDGSWGLIRASSNKPSLVIVTESPTSDERKKKIFDFIDDLLQKTGKVGEYDQKI is encoded by the coding sequence ATGACAACAAATTTAAAAATAGATCCATATGGCTTCAGAGAGTATGACGCGAGGTGGTTGTACGAGAAGGACATAAACCAACTCGGAATAGAGAATCTAGGAAGAGGTTTAGGAACTCAAATTATAAAACATACAAAAAAAACTAATCCAAGAGTAATTGTTGGTCATGATTATAGATCTTACAGTGAAGAAATAAAATCTGCTCTTAAAAAAGGACTACTTTCAACTGGATGTAATGTTGAAGACATAGGTTTATCATTATCCCCTACTGTTTATTTTGCACAATTTAATTTAGATGCAGATGCTGTTGCAATGGTAACTGCTAGTCATAATGAAAATGGTTGGACTGGAGTTAAAATGGGTATCAAAAAAGGTTTAACCCATGCACCAGAAGAGATGAAAGAATTAAAAGAAATTACCTTAAATGAAAATTTCATAAAAGGTGAAGGTAATGAGAAACACATAGATGGTTTTCAGCAAATTTATAAAAATGATTTAATAAATAAAAATAAAATAACAAAAAAAATTAAAGCAGTTGTTGCATGTGGTAATGGTACCGCTGGAATATTTGCCCCTGAAATTTTAAGAGGTATTGGTTGTGAGGTAATAGAACTCGATTGTGATCTTGATTGGACTTTTCCAAAATATAATCCAAATCCAGAAGATTTAGAGATGTTACATGCAATTGCAAAAGCTGTAAAAGATAATAACGCTGATATTGGTTTCGGTTTTGATGGTGATGGCGATAGAGTTGGTGTAATTGATAATACAGGGGATGAAATATTTTCAGATAAAATTGGATTATTGATCGCAAGAAATTTATCTAAAACTCATAAAAATTCTAAATTTATAGTTGATGTAAAATCAACTGGATTGTACGCAACTGATAAAGTTTTAAGTGATAATAACTGTGAAACCATTTATTGGAAGACAGGTCACTCACACATTAAAAGAAAAGTTAATACTGAAAAAGCATTAGCTGGATTTGAGAAAAGTGGTCATTTTTTCTTTAACCAACCTTTAGGTTTTGGTTATGATGATGGAATAAATTCTGCAATTCATGTGTGCCATTTATTAGATAATCAAAATAAATCTATGAATGAAATTATAAAAGAATTACCTAATACTTTTCAAACCCCAACAATGGCTCCCTTTTGTAAGGATGAAGAGAAATATCAAGTAGTTGAAGATTTAGTTAAGCAAGTAAACGCTATTAAAGATAATAAAACTAAAATTGATGACCAAGAGATTAGTGAAGTCTTAACAGTTAATGGTATCAGGTTTTCTTTTAAAGATGGATCATGGGGTTTAATTAGAGCCTCATCAAATAAACCATCATTAGTTATTGTAACCGAAAGCCCAACATCAGATGAGAGAAAGAAAAAGATCTTTGATTTTATTGATGACCTTTTACAAAAAACTGGCAAAGTTGGTGAATATGATCAAAAAATATAA
- a CDS encoding exonuclease — translation MKKIFNILTLILIFFNPALAGDAEDKYWDTYADRIIKNSHICEDEAEKNGEFNSNIFDQCNYAMNKIEKIRYESAVAKDKNECDSMRKKIENSKMNAGSNVGNFLLGMLNQSMQNMACY, via the coding sequence GTGAAAAAAATTTTTAATATATTAACTTTAATATTAATTTTTTTTAACCCCGCTTTAGCAGGTGATGCTGAAGATAAATACTGGGATACATACGCTGATAGAATCATTAAAAATAGTCACATATGTGAAGATGAAGCTGAAAAAAATGGTGAATTTAATAGTAATATTTTTGACCAATGTAATTATGCCATGAATAAAATTGAAAAAATAAGATATGAGTCTGCTGTTGCAAAAGACAAGAATGAATGTGACTCAATGAGAAAAAAAATAGAAAACTCGAAAATGAATGCAGGCTCTAATGTTGGAAATTTCTTATTGGGCATGCTTAATCAAAGCATGCAAAATATGGCTTGTTATTAA
- a CDS encoding endonuclease NucS domain-containing protein → MKLEFKKGSKYSRKDIGWICYPEKGPPPRGNWETGYVRVEDNLIIFMNIGVPGTTGHDFANHYDHSKGVIVWYGKPKSHSGQPLFQKLLDGNLTPHFFARWDNKDPQFSYLGIGNVVSFKDGHPCLDGNKNEVETIELKLTVEDSGEIIPIQNQTNVDKNISLENNLTPKSSFLLEKHLEDYIIKNWSNIELNKNYDIHKENNKLCTQYSTGSGPLDILAISKDQKEFLVIELKKGRASDIVMGQIQRYMGHIKNNLAGDKDVKGLIIALEDDKNLRDALSVAPNIKFMKYEVSFKLVE, encoded by the coding sequence GTGAAATTAGAATTCAAAAAAGGCTCAAAATATTCTCGAAAAGACATAGGTTGGATTTGTTATCCAGAAAAGGGACCTCCACCACGAGGTAATTGGGAAACTGGATATGTACGTGTTGAAGATAATTTAATAATCTTTATGAACATCGGTGTGCCAGGAACTACAGGGCATGATTTTGCAAATCATTATGATCATTCAAAAGGAGTCATTGTTTGGTATGGAAAACCAAAATCACATTCTGGACAACCATTATTTCAAAAACTATTAGATGGAAATCTAACACCACACTTCTTTGCCCGTTGGGATAATAAAGATCCTCAATTCTCGTATTTAGGTATTGGAAATGTTGTGAGTTTTAAGGATGGCCATCCATGCTTAGATGGAAATAAGAATGAAGTTGAGACAATAGAATTAAAATTAACTGTAGAAGACTCAGGAGAAATAATTCCTATTCAAAACCAAACAAACGTTGATAAAAATATTTCATTAGAAAATAATTTAACTCCAAAGTCATCTTTCTTGCTAGAGAAGCATCTAGAAGATTATATTATCAAAAATTGGTCTAATATTGAGTTAAATAAAAATTATGATATTCACAAAGAAAACAATAAACTTTGCACCCAATATTCAACAGGTTCTGGTCCATTAGATATTTTAGCTATCAGCAAAGACCAAAAAGAATTTTTAGTTATTGAATTAAAAAAGGGTAGAGCTAGCGATATAGTCATGGGGCAAATACAGAGATATATGGGTCACATCAAAAATAATTTAGCTGGAGACAAAGATGTTAAGGGACTTATTATTGCCTTAGAAGATGATAAAAATTTAAGAGATGCCTTATCTGTGGCACCCAATATAAAGTTTATGAAATATGAAGTATCGTTTAAACTGGTTGAATAA
- a CDS encoding NAD(P)/FAD-dependent oxidoreductase, translated as MKNIYHSDIYQFNTPVSSYWEDHSSENLNLDKLNKDVSSEIVVIGGGYTGLSCAINLIENHNLEVILVEAGKIGWGASSRNAGFCSLPPSKMSFKKMQSIYGNDETKKFFKNSVEGSNYTKDIIQEYNIDCDVTGDSNYVVAHHPNKFKDIQEQATAYREEFGIETEIYSKEDFDKIGHGGTEQFGAFSYKPGFAINPLKFVNGIAKYALSKQLKIFEHTKVDKIDKENGAYILRTKEGSIRSKKIVVATNGFYQEGLIPEMNSRILPVISNIIVTRALTEQEIDQHNFKTFSPIANTKNLLYYYRKLPDNRILFGTRGDLSGSDQSNLNMSKKMEKFLKDIFPKWKDINIDYNWRGLIALSQKLTPSIGKIDNEEIYYGFGYNGVGVSAAPWTGKQLSKLVLSNSKELDISKIYKGLPKKFIFPKLRTFYFRLAVWFYAIKDRFNI; from the coding sequence ATGAAAAATATTTATCATTCTGATATTTATCAATTTAACACCCCAGTTAGTAGTTATTGGGAAGATCATTCAAGCGAAAATTTAAATCTAGATAAACTTAATAAAGATGTCAGCTCAGAAATTGTTGTAATAGGTGGAGGGTACACTGGTTTATCCTGTGCAATTAATTTAATAGAAAATCATAATTTAGAGGTCATTTTAGTTGAAGCTGGAAAAATAGGTTGGGGGGCTTCATCTCGTAATGCAGGTTTCTGTTCTCTACCGCCAAGTAAGATGTCTTTTAAAAAGATGCAATCTATTTACGGCAATGATGAAACTAAAAAGTTCTTTAAAAACTCTGTTGAAGGCTCAAATTATACAAAAGATATTATACAAGAATATAATATTGATTGTGATGTAACGGGGGATAGTAATTACGTAGTTGCCCATCATCCAAATAAGTTTAAAGATATTCAAGAACAAGCTACAGCTTACAGAGAAGAGTTTGGTATTGAAACTGAAATTTATTCAAAAGAAGACTTTGATAAAATTGGCCATGGGGGTACAGAGCAATTTGGAGCTTTTTCTTATAAACCTGGTTTTGCAATCAATCCTCTTAAATTTGTTAATGGCATTGCAAAATATGCCTTATCTAAACAATTAAAAATCTTCGAGCACACTAAAGTGGATAAAATTGATAAAGAGAATGGTGCTTATATTTTAAGGACGAAAGAAGGATCTATTCGATCAAAAAAAATAGTTGTTGCAACAAATGGGTTCTACCAAGAAGGTTTAATCCCAGAGATGAATTCAAGAATTTTACCAGTAATTTCAAATATTATTGTCACCAGAGCCTTAACAGAGCAAGAAATTGACCAACATAATTTTAAAACATTTTCACCAATAGCTAATACTAAAAATCTTTTATATTATTATCGAAAGTTACCTGACAACCGAATTTTATTTGGTACCAGAGGGGATTTAAGTGGCAGTGATCAATCTAATTTAAATATGTCTAAGAAAATGGAAAAGTTTTTAAAAGATATTTTTCCTAAATGGAAAGACATTAATATTGATTATAATTGGCGGGGATTAATTGCTTTATCTCAAAAATTAACTCCCTCTATTGGTAAAATTGATAATGAAGAGATTTATTATGGATTTGGCTATAATGGGGTTGGAGTGAGTGCTGCTCCTTGGACTGGAAAACAATTGTCTAAGTTAGTATTATCAAACAGTAAAGAACTGGATATTTCAAAAATTTATAAAGGATTACCTAAGAAGTTTATCTTCCCTAAATTAAGAACGTTTTATTTTAGATTAGCGGTGTGGTTTTATGCAATTAAAGACAGATTTAATATTTAA
- a CDS encoding OsmC family protein, translating to MSNNLKETISNLQKDFTANPKNAVVQYESNSILKEGLQSVVTLREHKLVVDEPKSFGGKDEGPSPVELILAALATCQEITYKAFATAAGINIESVSVKLKGELDLQGFLALNKNTRPGFQSISGTVDIKSSSPKAEIDKLIDTVNTHCPVLDILSKGVPIKLFQKVSSNSYNEEHIEQRVSAA from the coding sequence ATGAGTAACAATCTAAAAGAAACAATAAGTAATCTACAGAAGGATTTTACAGCTAACCCAAAAAATGCTGTGGTCCAATATGAAAGCAATTCAATTCTTAAGGAAGGACTTCAATCTGTAGTCACTCTTAGAGAACATAAATTAGTTGTTGATGAACCCAAAAGTTTTGGTGGAAAAGATGAGGGACCCAGCCCAGTAGAGTTAATATTAGCAGCGTTAGCAACGTGTCAGGAGATAACCTATAAAGCATTTGCTACAGCAGCGGGTATTAATATTGAGAGTGTTAGTGTTAAATTAAAAGGTGAATTAGATCTTCAGGGTTTTTTAGCTTTAAATAAAAACACTAGACCTGGCTTTCAATCCATCTCTGGAACTGTTGACATTAAATCTTCATCACCAAAAGCAGAAATAGATAAATTGATTGATACGGTAAATACACATTGCCCGGTATTAGATATTTTATCAAAAGGAGTTCCTATTAAATTGTTTCAAAAGGTTTCTTCAAACTCTTATAATGAAGAGCACATAGAGCAAAGAGTAAGTGCTGCTTAA